The following proteins are co-located in the Clostridiales bacterium genome:
- a CDS encoding glycyl-radical enzyme activating protein, whose translation MNHKAERILVGSLQKFSVEDGPGIRTTIFLKGCPMNCKWCHNPELIDPQQQLIQSPSNCIGCGCCVRICPQGAVTMTPEEGVVIDRAKCDVCLACADECYAQALRPVARPMTIEEILNIAEQDKGFYDNTEGGITVSGGEILMHAEFVSKLIDEAGKQGIRVCLDTCGFGDSQALMEMALKETVTDILFDMKSIDDEVHSAYTGVGNELILDNLKMLAADVRTVDKLILRMPLIKGVNDSDEIIRRTGEFYRELGIKRVNLLPYHSLGMGKKRNVGGMQEEFEQPTDERLTEIKIYFQNEINLEVDILL comes from the coding sequence ATGAATCATAAAGCGGAACGTATTCTGGTAGGAAGCCTTCAGAAATTCTCTGTAGAGGATGGACCCGGCATCAGAACAACAATCTTCCTGAAGGGTTGTCCTATGAATTGTAAGTGGTGCCACAATCCGGAGCTGATTGACCCGCAGCAGCAGCTGATTCAGTCACCAAGTAACTGCATCGGATGCGGATGCTGCGTTAGGATATGCCCCCAGGGTGCAGTGACGATGACTCCTGAAGAGGGCGTTGTCATTGACAGAGCCAAATGTGATGTGTGTCTTGCATGTGCAGACGAGTGCTACGCTCAGGCATTAAGACCTGTAGCCAGGCCAATGACCATAGAGGAAATCCTGAACATAGCAGAACAGGATAAGGGCTTTTATGACAACACGGAAGGGGGCATTACCGTCAGCGGAGGCGAAATCCTCATGCACGCAGAATTTGTGAGCAAGCTCATCGATGAAGCGGGCAAACAAGGCATCCGCGTGTGTCTGGACACATGCGGCTTCGGAGACTCACAGGCGCTCATGGAAATGGCACTCAAGGAAACCGTCACCGACATTCTTTTTGATATGAAGTCAATTGACGATGAAGTTCACAGCGCGTATACGGGAGTCGGCAATGAGTTGATTCTGGACAATCTGAAAATGCTCGCAGCAGATGTAAGAACTGTGGACAAGCTGATCCTGAGAATGCCGCTCATCAAGGGTGTCAATGACAGCGACGAGATCATTCGGCGTACAGGTGAATTTTACAGAGAGCTGGGAATCAAACGAGTGAATCTGCTCCCCTACCACAGTCTTGGAATGGGCAAGAAAAGAAATGTGGGTGGTATGCAGGAGGAATTTGAGCAACCGACAGATGAGCGGCTGACAGAAATAAAGATTTATTTTCAAAATGAAATAAATTTAGAGGTGGATATCCTCCTTTGA
- a CDS encoding sodium:proton antiporter, giving the protein MEGTNLGIITLIPALGFLVFALVTKKCILSIMLSGILGYIFYYKAAFFMPMMDALLSAASDADNNYIVIICLLFGCFVQLLRQSKGAVAVGDLARKYIKSEKQVLLMTWICGVIIFIDDYLSILVTANCVLTLSDEHKTPREMICYIINTTSAPVCLIIPISAWVVFFSGIFEQQKEAAVVGDSAMSIYYNIMPYFFYPFLCVIFVLLVILGIVPKMGGIKKAYERVAETGQLWPASSNMQNQGDELGEVMGAISDNAKEEKEITPHLWAFLVPMAVVVIVTVWLSDILYGVSCGIFTCFVLFVPTRIMSLGKFCDACYKGLEDMLFIAVVLVTSLFYRESINLIGLPDYLIDVAGPYMSAAWLPAIAFILIGIVCFATGNIWSIPAVCTPIILPLAASTGASIPLTLGAIISAACFGAQACFYSDVTLLSASACKINNVDYAVAQLPYIGIVTAISFVGYVVFGFAMS; this is encoded by the coding sequence ATGGAAGGGACTAATCTAGGAATTATCACCTTAATACCAGCGCTGGGCTTTTTAGTATTTGCACTGGTAACGAAGAAGTGTATTCTGAGTATCATGCTATCTGGGATACTCGGATACATATTTTACTACAAGGCAGCGTTCTTCATGCCAATGATGGATGCATTGCTTTCAGCAGCAAGCGATGCAGACAACAACTATATCGTAATTATTTGTTTGTTATTTGGATGCTTCGTTCAGCTGCTCAGACAGTCAAAAGGAGCTGTAGCAGTCGGGGATTTGGCTAGAAAGTATATCAAATCAGAAAAGCAAGTACTGCTTATGACCTGGATCTGCGGAGTAATCATCTTCATAGACGACTACCTCAGTATCCTGGTTACTGCAAACTGTGTCCTTACCCTTTCGGATGAACACAAGACGCCGAGAGAAATGATTTGCTATATCATTAATACCACCTCTGCTCCCGTTTGTCTGATTATACCGATTTCAGCATGGGTCGTGTTCTTCTCAGGAATCTTTGAACAGCAAAAAGAAGCAGCAGTCGTTGGTGACAGCGCGATGAGTATCTACTACAATATCATGCCATACTTTTTTTATCCATTCCTCTGCGTAATATTTGTACTCCTGGTAATCCTGGGAATCGTGCCAAAGATGGGTGGGATTAAGAAGGCTTATGAGAGGGTTGCAGAAACCGGGCAGCTTTGGCCGGCATCAAGCAACATGCAGAATCAGGGTGATGAACTCGGTGAAGTAATGGGCGCTATCTCTGATAATGCAAAGGAAGAAAAGGAAATAACGCCGCATCTTTGGGCATTCCTCGTACCAATGGCGGTCGTTGTTATCGTAACCGTATGGCTTTCCGATATCCTTTACGGCGTAAGCTGTGGAATCTTCACTTGCTTCGTCCTGTTTGTTCCAACCAGAATTATGAGTCTTGGTAAATTCTGTGACGCTTGTTATAAGGGTTTGGAAGACATGTTGTTTATCGCAGTTGTACTGGTTACCTCATTATTCTATAGAGAATCAATCAATCTGATCGGCTTACCCGACTATCTGATTGACGTGGCGGGTCCATATATGAGTGCAGCATGGCTTCCGGCAATCGCATTCATACTCATCGGTATTGTATGTTTTGCAACCGGCAATATCTGGAGCATACCAGCAGTATGTACGCCTATCATTTTGCCGCTGGCTGCTTCCACCGGCGCAAGCATCCCTCTCACACTGGGTGCGATTATTTCAGCTGCATGCTTCGGTGCACAGGCTTGTTTCTACTCAGATGTAACACTTCTGTCAGCTTCCGCTTGTAAAATTAATAACGTAGATTATGCAGTCGCACAGTTGCCATACATCGGAATTGTTACCGCAATATCCTTTGTCGGATATGTGGTCTTTGGTTTCGCAATGTCATAA
- a CDS encoding SWIM zinc finger family protein, with the protein MSILSIASNASAWRGYEYYEGKRVLSWKQTGEHEFDGEVAGSEKQVYHVIIDTEHPKKSTCNCPHAEGKRIVCKHKIALFFTVFPKEAAEYMAEIEEYEREEEEREQESYDRIVEYVHSLSKEEFRNALINSLLEAEERDHYHY; encoded by the coding sequence ATGAGCATTTTATCGATTGCGAGTAATGCCTCTGCATGGAGAGGTTATGAATACTATGAAGGAAAAAGGGTTCTCTCCTGGAAACAAACAGGTGAACATGAATTTGATGGAGAGGTTGCGGGTAGCGAGAAACAAGTGTACCATGTGATAATTGACACCGAGCATCCTAAAAAATCAACATGCAATTGTCCGCATGCCGAAGGGAAACGAATTGTATGTAAACACAAGATCGCTCTATTTTTTACAGTATTTCCAAAGGAAGCAGCTGAATATATGGCTGAAATCGAAGAATATGAGAGAGAAGAAGAGGAACGCGAGCAAGAAAGCTACGACCGGATTGTGGAATACGTACATAGTCTGTCAAAAGAAGAATTTAGAAATGCTTTGATAAATTCATTATTAGAAGCTGAGGAAAGAGACCACTATCATTATTGA
- a CDS encoding pentose kinase, whose translation MKNFIAYDLGTGGVKASLFNENGESLSDVFLSYDTIYPVEKFMEQRPMDWWVNVCKATKLLLAKTGFNPETIACAALSGHSLVAVPLDAEGRLLADQVPIWSDMRAEDQVSRFFDSLSYESWYATTGNGDPAECYTILKLMWMKEHQPERFSKVQKILGSKDFINYQFTGTMCTDPSYASGFGVFNLEKWDYEDRFFKAAEIDRRIFPEIRPSDSIIGYVTKKASEESGLLAGTPVACGAVDNTCMALGATGLSEGSAYTSLGSSSWIALTSQKPIIDMKTRPFVFAHVKKGFYTSAVSIFSAGNSNRWVRDQLCRDLSSDTDAYEIMNKMAESVPIGSNGILFNPSLAGGSPQEPSPYLSGSFAGLTLRNTREDMVRAAMEGVAMALRKTLDILSRSVTVSGNMLICGGGSKSPVWLRMFADIYNLPILKTNIDQNAASLGAAALAANACGAWNGYDRILDIHRPQSLLDPDKEATEKYEKLLEIFGAWTEDLAKLGKMMNHYQ comes from the coding sequence ATGAAAAATTTCATCGCTTACGACTTGGGAACAGGAGGCGTCAAAGCCTCTCTTTTTAATGAAAATGGAGAATCCTTATCGGATGTATTCCTTTCATACGATACAATTTATCCCGTGGAAAAATTCATGGAGCAACGGCCTATGGACTGGTGGGTGAATGTTTGCAAGGCAACGAAACTCCTGCTGGCGAAGACTGGTTTCAACCCGGAAACCATCGCTTGTGCGGCGCTGTCCGGCCACAGCCTTGTTGCTGTGCCTCTGGATGCTGAGGGACGGTTGCTTGCGGATCAAGTTCCGATCTGGAGTGATATGAGAGCCGAAGATCAGGTTAGCCGCTTCTTCGATTCGCTATCCTACGAAAGCTGGTATGCAACAACGGGAAACGGCGATCCTGCAGAATGTTATACGATTCTAAAATTGATGTGGATGAAAGAACATCAGCCCGAACGGTTTAGCAAGGTACAGAAAATTCTGGGGTCCAAAGATTTTATAAACTATCAATTTACTGGAACGATGTGCACGGATCCCTCCTATGCCTCTGGATTTGGCGTATTCAATCTGGAAAAATGGGATTACGAGGATCGTTTCTTCAAAGCTGCTGAAATTGACCGCAGAATATTTCCCGAGATCAGGCCTTCGGACTCCATTATCGGATATGTTACCAAGAAAGCCTCAGAGGAATCAGGCCTCCTTGCAGGTACTCCGGTTGCCTGCGGCGCAGTAGACAACACCTGTATGGCATTGGGGGCTACCGGTTTATCTGAGGGGTCTGCCTATACGTCCCTTGGTTCCTCTAGTTGGATTGCCCTAACCTCACAGAAGCCGATCATCGATATGAAAACCAGGCCTTTTGTTTTCGCTCACGTAAAAAAGGGTTTCTATACATCTGCTGTTTCTATCTTCTCTGCAGGGAATTCCAATCGCTGGGTCAGGGATCAGCTCTGCCGGGATTTAAGCAGTGATACGGATGCTTATGAGATCATGAACAAAATGGCCGAATCAGTCCCGATCGGGAGCAACGGCATTCTGTTCAATCCAAGCCTTGCCGGGGGCAGCCCCCAGGAGCCCAGCCCTTATCTCTCCGGAAGCTTCGCAGGTCTTACCTTGCGCAATACCAGGGAAGATATGGTCAGAGCCGCAATGGAAGGAGTCGCTATGGCCCTGCGAAAGACGCTGGATATTCTTTCGAGAAGCGTAACTGTAAGCGGCAATATGTTGATTTGCGGCGGCGGCAGCAAGAGCCCTGTGTGGCTAAGAATGTTCGCAGATATCTATAACCTTCCGATCCTGAAGACCAACATCGACCAGAATGCTGCATCTTTAGGCGCAGCTGCCCTTGCAGCGAATGCTTGTGGTGCTTGGAACGGTTATGATCGAATACTGGATATTCACAGACCGCAAAGTCTGCTCGATCCTGATAAGGAAGCAACCGAAAAGTACGAAAAACTTCTGGAGATCTTTGGAGCTTGGACGGAAGATCTCGCCAAGCTGGGGAAAATGATGAACCACTATCAATAA
- a CDS encoding DeoR/GlpR transcriptional regulator, with product MFKVERKRKIKEIIFNRKQVDVATLSKLLNVTEATIRNDFDELEEEGFITRFHGGASLNSAIAQEEDVNSALTGNNIQYDKAKEALGIFASSLISNEEWIFLGPGSTSYYIAKALVSRNDMKIFTNNLLVSNVLSNNSTIQIHFLGGRLDNKGLYTIPNDIQKDLNNIYISKCFFSVDGADIDAGYTLSDTNVLEIIKAVSARCQQPFFAIDDAKFGYRAFMKVGDLDAVPNIIINDNVPDFYKQYYLEHGICVYTA from the coding sequence ATGTTTAAAGTAGAAAGAAAACGAAAAATTAAAGAAATTATTTTTAACCGTAAGCAAGTTGACGTCGCCACCCTTAGCAAGCTTCTTAACGTTACAGAAGCCACAATAAGGAATGATTTCGACGAATTAGAAGAAGAAGGATTCATCACCCGGTTTCACGGCGGGGCGTCCCTGAATTCTGCCATTGCTCAGGAAGAAGATGTCAATTCAGCCCTTACTGGAAATAACATTCAATATGACAAAGCCAAGGAAGCGCTCGGCATCTTCGCTTCAAGCTTAATCTCCAATGAAGAATGGATCTTTTTAGGCCCCGGCTCCACATCCTACTATATTGCCAAAGCCTTAGTGTCCCGGAATGACATGAAGATCTTTACAAATAATCTTCTTGTTTCTAATGTATTGAGCAACAATTCCACGATCCAGATTCATTTTCTTGGTGGAAGACTTGATAATAAAGGGCTGTACACGATACCGAACGACATTCAAAAAGATCTGAATAATATCTATATCAGCAAATGCTTTTTCTCGGTGGACGGTGCCGATATCGATGCGGGCTATACGCTTTCGGATACCAATGTTTTAGAGATCATCAAAGCGGTCTCCGCCAGATGCCAGCAGCCTTTCTTTGCGATAGACGACGCAAAATTCGGCTATCGGGCATTTATGAAGGTGGGAGATTTGGACGCTGTGCCCAACATCATAATCAACGACAACGTGCCCGATTTTTATAAGCAATATTATCTGGAGCATGGTATCTGTGTTTACACTGCTTAG
- a CDS encoding sugar phosphate isomerase/epimerase — MKIGFCVVNYSEKPVEEVVKLAADHGYDCVELPAYEGNGQIDAMDLLKHGNAKKLKKMVEDHGLFISALSNHADSLLVMGPYSAGTDSICPGTKEEKIRFGTESLIRSAQLASELEVPAVVAFSGMENYGHINDWPEPNGWKYEEEQFVEKYTPILDKYREYGVKVAFEPHPNNIIYDTQSALRCLEIVDHHPAYAINLDPANILFSGVNLQTFVDELRGRIAVVHAKDCELVHHNMAKGGLNMYMQDGWGRMDRSFRFRIPGWGDVDWKRLISELFLTGYDYVFNYEHEDVIMSRADGVKKTIDFLRPLMIEAPYEGRSDKLFTK; from the coding sequence ATGAAAATAGGGTTTTGCGTAGTAAACTATTCTGAAAAGCCGGTAGAAGAGGTTGTAAAACTTGCGGCGGATCATGGATATGACTGTGTTGAACTGCCGGCCTATGAGGGCAATGGACAAATTGATGCAATGGATCTGTTGAAGCACGGCAATGCGAAGAAGCTGAAAAAAATGGTTGAGGATCATGGATTATTTATTTCTGCTCTGAGCAACCATGCAGATTCCTTGCTGGTCATGGGTCCTTACAGCGCCGGGACAGATTCCATATGCCCCGGTACCAAGGAGGAGAAGATTCGCTTTGGTACGGAGAGCTTGATCCGTTCGGCTCAGCTTGCCAGTGAATTGGAAGTACCTGCAGTTGTGGCCTTCTCTGGAATGGAAAACTACGGACATATTAACGATTGGCCGGAACCAAACGGCTGGAAATATGAAGAGGAGCAATTTGTAGAAAAATATACTCCTATTCTAGACAAATACAGGGAGTACGGCGTTAAGGTGGCGTTTGAACCCCACCCCAACAATATTATCTATGATACGCAGTCTGCCCTGAGATGTCTTGAAATTGTGGATCATCACCCGGCGTATGCGATTAATCTTGATCCCGCAAACATTTTATTTTCTGGAGTGAATCTTCAGACCTTTGTGGATGAATTGCGGGGGCGCATCGCTGTGGTGCATGCGAAGGACTGTGAGCTTGTCCATCATAATATGGCAAAGGGTGGTCTGAATATGTATATGCAGGATGGCTGGGGCCGCATGGATCGTTCCTTTCGCTTCAGAATTCCAGGCTGGGGTGATGTAGACTGGAAGAGACTGATCAGTGAGCTCTTCCTTACAGGATATGATTACGTTTTCAATTATGAGCATGAAGATGTCATCATGAGCCGGGCCGATGGCGTTAAGAAGACAATCGATTTTCTGCGTCCTCTGATGATTGAAGCTCCCTATGAGGGGCGTTCAGACAAATTATTTACAAAATAG
- a CDS encoding zinc-binding dehydrogenase, with amino-acid sequence MKTMRAQVLTKPYHFELKEVSIPEISDDEVLIKVKYCGICGSDWGSYTGKYAEEVACIPLTTGHEFFGTIETLGAHSQGLKIGDRVAADICKPCGTCYHCRIGEPLLCSDFKQIGIHLDGGFAEYVKVPWKNVYLVPDEVSDEKAAFVEPLTACLNASRKMDCKMARSVVVIGAGLGIIHAALAKARGAAPVIVIDANPDRLAMAKEMVADHTINVKETDPVEEVMRLTNGVGADYVLEAVGNAKTYEQAFKMVRKGGKVEAFGICADDDFAMLAPVQFVLEEKKVSGSCAGIGYDWGDAIQLLNYNRVDPTPLISMIVPLEELEQALNEIRENPKLIKVLVSPEVKERVVLYR; translated from the coding sequence ATGAAAACGATGAGAGCACAGGTGCTAACAAAACCATATCATTTCGAATTGAAGGAAGTTTCGATTCCGGAGATCAGTGATGACGAGGTTTTGATTAAGGTTAAATACTGTGGAATTTGTGGATCCGACTGGGGATCCTACACCGGAAAATATGCGGAAGAGGTAGCTTGCATTCCGTTGACGACAGGGCATGAATTCTTTGGAACGATCGAAACGCTGGGGGCACATTCCCAAGGTTTAAAAATCGGAGACCGTGTTGCGGCAGATATCTGTAAGCCCTGCGGTACCTGTTATCACTGTCGGATTGGGGAGCCCCTTCTTTGCAGCGATTTCAAACAAATCGGCATTCATCTGGACGGAGGGTTTGCTGAGTATGTGAAAGTGCCCTGGAAGAATGTTTATCTTGTTCCGGATGAAGTCTCGGATGAAAAGGCAGCCTTTGTGGAGCCGCTGACAGCTTGTCTGAACGCATCACGCAAGATGGACTGCAAAATGGCACGAAGTGTTGTTGTCATAGGAGCCGGGCTTGGAATCATTCACGCAGCTTTGGCAAAGGCCCGCGGTGCGGCTCCTGTGATTGTGATTGATGCCAATCCTGACCGGCTGGCTATGGCAAAGGAAATGGTGGCAGATCATACCATCAACGTGAAAGAAACAGATCCTGTGGAAGAGGTAATGAGATTGACCAATGGAGTCGGAGCGGATTATGTGCTTGAAGCAGTAGGAAATGCAAAGACTTATGAGCAGGCGTTTAAAATGGTCCGAAAAGGAGGCAAGGTAGAAGCCTTTGGCATATGCGCCGATGATGATTTTGCCATGCTTGCACCGGTTCAGTTTGTGCTGGAGGAAAAGAAGGTAAGCGGCAGCTGCGCGGGGATTGGCTACGACTGGGGAGATGCAATTCAGCTTCTGAACTATAACCGCGTTGATCCTACTCCTCTCATCTCTATGATCGTTCCGCTGGAGGAGCTGGAGCAGGCTCTGAATGAAATCAGAGAAAATCCGAAGCTAATCAAAGTATTGGTCAGCCCTGAGGTGAAGGAAAGGGTTGTATTATACCGATGA
- a CDS encoding 2,4-dienoyl-CoA reductase: MGYKDTLLQPIMIGNRTCENRFFAQPMECVDSDAEGNPTELTYSRYENLYKGGFGLVDLEAITVTNESRARKTQLEIMPRNEKALAKFIKRLKEVNPNVLIIFQLTHSGEISEPDFSRRVTVKQMHGLEGDLLTEEEVDSIIDQFELAAKITQSVGADGIDLKFCHGYLGSQILRPYNDRNWKYGGSWENRSRFAYDLMERIKKATGYDKDFLIGSKVSMWEGFPGGCGSAGPDSPLMDMTESIDLIKGLEERGAQYFVESLGNVHSSMAYMEAVQDEPYLSYLHFYFANLMKQNLKKETVVIGSHFSSFRGKKNKLLSVDPEKASLFAMGSRCIEDGMMDMIGLGRQSFADPLTPLKLKEGREDEIKYCNQCMNCEELMIRQQPVGCVAFNRQYTELFRDVRKTFGKLTELHT, encoded by the coding sequence ATGGGTTATAAAGACACCCTTTTACAGCCGATCATGATCGGCAACAGAACATGTGAAAACCGGTTTTTTGCACAGCCAATGGAGTGTGTTGATTCAGACGCTGAGGGAAATCCTACAGAGCTTACATACAGCAGATACGAGAATCTTTACAAAGGAGGTTTCGGGTTGGTTGACCTCGAGGCCATTACGGTTACCAATGAGAGCCGGGCAAGAAAGACACAGCTTGAGATTATGCCCAGGAATGAAAAGGCACTGGCTAAATTTATCAAACGATTAAAAGAAGTCAATCCAAATGTCCTGATTATATTCCAGCTGACGCATTCCGGAGAAATCAGCGAGCCGGACTTTTCAAGAAGAGTTACCGTAAAACAGATGCATGGGCTGGAGGGAGATCTGCTGACGGAAGAAGAAGTGGATTCCATCATAGACCAGTTTGAGCTGGCAGCAAAGATCACGCAGAGCGTCGGAGCCGACGGAATCGATCTAAAATTCTGTCATGGATATCTGGGATCCCAAATCTTAAGACCCTATAACGACCGCAACTGGAAGTACGGCGGTTCCTGGGAGAATCGCTCCAGATTTGCTTATGATTTAATGGAGCGGATCAAGAAAGCCACCGGTTACGATAAGGATTTCCTAATCGGCTCAAAGGTTTCTATGTGGGAAGGCTTCCCCGGCGGATGCGGATCCGCTGGACCCGACTCACCCCTGATGGATATGACCGAGTCCATTGACCTGATCAAAGGGCTTGAAGAACGGGGAGCACAATACTTTGTTGAATCTCTGGGAAATGTTCATTCAAGCATGGCTTACATGGAAGCCGTTCAGGATGAGCCTTATTTATCTTACCTGCATTTTTACTTCGCCAACCTCATGAAACAGAATCTGAAAAAGGAAACTGTCGTAATAGGATCGCATTTCTCGTCCTTTAGAGGCAAGAAGAATAAGCTTCTTTCCGTTGATCCGGAGAAAGCATCTCTGTTTGCCATGGGCAGCCGCTGCATCGAGGATGGGATGATGGATATGATCGGTCTGGGAAGACAGTCCTTTGCCGATCCGCTGACCCCCCTGAAGCTGAAAGAAGGAAGGGAAGACGAAATAAAATACTGCAATCAGTGTATGAACTGCGAAGAATTGATGATTCGTCAGCAGCCGGTGGGTTGCGTTGCCTTTAACAGACAGTATACAGAGCTGTTTCGGGACGTAAGAAAGACCTTCGGGAAATTGACGGAATTGCATACTTGA
- the deoC gene encoding deoxyribose-phosphate aldolase — protein MIEYRKQTLTVKDIAYMMDPSVLKLDTSYEDVCALVDACKKYDFGCCFAWPGYYPLLSSLLENTNTAFGTSLGFPSGQEATRTKVQQAEWFMTMNPAEVDMVMNVGWLKSKRYDEVVSDIRAVREATKGSSLKVIIEAMLLTDEEIEKACELSIEAGADYVKTGTGFSSDPTTVHHVQVMYQAIDGRAKLKVAGGVRSLDTLLKMYKAGADRFGIGLSSAVSIMEEAISIGHDIDIDTVLLDS, from the coding sequence ATGATAGAGTACAGAAAACAGACATTAACAGTAAAAGATATCGCTTACATGATGGATCCCAGCGTTTTAAAGCTGGACACCTCCTATGAAGATGTCTGCGCATTAGTGGATGCATGCAAAAAATATGATTTCGGGTGCTGCTTTGCATGGCCGGGATATTATCCTCTGCTGAGCAGTCTTTTAGAGAATACCAATACGGCCTTCGGCACTTCCTTAGGCTTCCCGTCAGGACAGGAAGCAACCCGCACCAAGGTTCAGCAGGCAGAATGGTTTATGACCATGAATCCGGCAGAAGTGGATATGGTTATGAATGTGGGCTGGCTAAAATCCAAAAGATATGATGAAGTTGTTTCAGATATCAGAGCAGTGCGCGAAGCTACAAAGGGCTCTTCTTTAAAGGTCATTATTGAGGCAATGCTTCTAACAGACGAAGAAATTGAAAAGGCCTGTGAATTATCAATTGAAGCCGGAGCTGATTATGTAAAGACCGGCACAGGCTTCTCCAGCGATCCTACGACAGTGCATCACGTGCAGGTTATGTATCAAGCCATCGACGGGCGGGCAAAACTGAAGGTTGCCGGTGGGGTACGGTCCCTGGACACCTTACTGAAGATGTATAAGGCAGGGGCGGACCGTTTTGGAATCGGTTTGAGCTCGGCGGTCAGTATTATGGAAGAGGCCATTTCAATCGGCCATGATATTGATATCGACACTGTTTTGTTGGATTCGTAG